In one Lepus europaeus isolate LE1 unplaced genomic scaffold, mLepTim1.pri SCAFFOLD_180, whole genome shotgun sequence genomic region, the following are encoded:
- the LOC133754549 gene encoding CCAAT/enhancer-binding protein epsilon-like, with product MFTSRGFEGFQEEQSPALLSDLSAMESAPDSSPGSYDPGTVAVKEKLREKLRGPEGSRSGSRGSYNPLQYQVAHCGQTAVHLPPTLTAPGQPLCVPEAPLATIVPPNSPLKAPSPADPSQEDKEAVNKDCLEYRLWRERNNIAVRKSRDKAKRCILEIQQYMAENEQLRSRVRQLTQELDILRRCLRAIINLLSLVSTEIKN from the coding sequence atgttcaCCTCCCGGGGCTTCGAAGGCTTCCAAGAGGAGCAGTCCCCGGCTTTGCTCTCCGACCTCTCTGCCATGGAGTCAGCacctgacagcagcccagggagctaCGACCCTGGGACTGTGGCTGTGAAGGAGAAGCTCCGGGAGAAGCTCCGGGGGCCAGAGGGCAGCCGAAGTGGCAGCCGGGGCAGCTACAATCCCCTGCAGTACCAGGTGGCACACTGCGGGCAGACGGCTGTCCACCTGCCTCCGACCTTGacggcaccaggccagcccctgtgcgtccccgaggcccccttggccaccatCGTGCCCCCCAACAGCCCCCTCAAGGCGCCCTCCCCGGCTGACCCCTCGCAGGAGGACAAGGAGGCAGTGAACAAGGACTGCCTGGAATACCGGCTGTGGCGGGAGCGCAACAATATCGCCGTGCGCAAGAGCAGGGACAAGGCCAAGCGGTGCATCCTGGAGATACAGCAGTACATGGCAGAAAATGAGCAGCTGCGCAGCCGCGTAAGGCAGCTCACGCAGGAGCTGGATATCCTGCGCAGGTGTTTGAGAGCTATTATAAATTTGTTGTCATTGGTcagcacagaaattaaaaattaa